The genomic interval ACCCCTTGACCCCCAGTCAAGTGCGCTACCAAGCTGCGCCACGTCCCGGTGCCCGCTTCCTCCCGGGTCTTCCCCGGTCGGGCGTGCAAGAAGAAAATAACCTGTTTGGCGGCGTGATCCAAATCCGGGCCCCCGGCCACCCCTCCGCCGCCCCTGTTGCAGTCTCCGCACGCGTCACACGCCCCCTCCGCTACCTCATTGACGAAACATACGGTGGAGTGCATACTTATGCCTATCAGCGTATGCACCGTAAGGAGAAACCCGTGACCGAGCGCGTCGTACTCGCCTACTCAGGCGGTCTGGACACCTCCGTCGCCATCGGCTGGATCGCCGAGGAGACGGGCGCCGAGGTCATCGCCGTCGCCGTGGATGTCGGCCAGGGCGGCGAGGACCTGGACGTCATCCGCAAGCGCGCGCTCGCCTGCGGTGCGGTGGAGGCGGAGGTCGCCGACGCCAAGGACGAGTTCGCCGAGGAGTACTGCCTCCCGGCGATCAAGGCCAACGCCCTCTACATGGACCGGTACCCCCTGGTCTCCGCCCTCTCGCGGCCGACGATCGTCAAGCACCTGGTCGCCGCGGCCAGGAAGCACGGCGCGACCACCGTCGCCCACGGCTGCACCGGCAAGGGCAACGACCAGGTCCGGTTCGAGGCGGGCATCTCCTCCCTCGCCCCCGAGCTCACCTGCATCGCCCCGGTCCGGGACTACGCCATGACCCGGGACAAGGCCATCGCCTTCTGCGAGGCCAAGAGCCTGCCGATCGCGACCACCAAGAAGTCCCCGTACTCCATCGACCAGAACGTCTTCGGGAGGGCCGTGGAGACGGGCTTCCTGGAGGACATCTGGAACGCCCCGATCGAGGACGTCTACGACTACACCGCGAACCCGGCCACGCCCCGGGAGGCCGACGAGGTCGTCATCACCTTCGAGCAGGGCGTCCCCGTCGCCGTCGACGGCGAGTCCGTCACGGTGCTCCAGGCCATCCAGCGGCTCAACGACCGGGCCGGGGCCCAGGGCGTCGGCCGGCTCGACATGGTCGAGGACCGGCTGGTCGGCATCAAGTCCCGGGAGATCTACGAGGCGCCCGGCGCGATCGCGCTGATCACCGCCCACCAGGAGCTGGAGGCCGTCACCGTCGAGCGCGAGCTCGCCCGGTACAAGCGGCAGGTCGAGCAGCGGTGGACCGAGCTGGTCTACGACGGCCTGTGGTTCTCCCCGCTCAAGCGGGCGCTGGACGGCTTCATCGCCGAGGCCAACGAGCACGTCACCGGCGACATCCGGATGACCCTGCACGGCGGCCGGGCCGTCGTCACGGGCCGCCGGTCCGAGAAGTCGCTCTACGACTTCAACCTCGCCACCTACGACACCGGCGACACCTTCGACCAGTCCATGTCGAAGGGCTTCATCGAGATCTTCGGCCTGTCCTCGAAGATCGCCGCCAAGCGCGACCTGGCCTGACCGACCAGCCGCCGCGGGCAGGAGTGCCGCGAAGGCCACCCGCCCACGGCGCCGGCCGTCCCCCACCACCCCACGAGGAGCACGCAAGTGAGCAACGGCACCACCGACGACGTCCGGCTCTGGGGCGGCCGTTTCGCCGACGGCCCGGCAGAGGCGCTGGCCAAGCTCTCCGCCTCCGTCCACTTCGACTGGCGGCTCGCGCCGTACGACATCGCGGGCTCCCGCG from Streptomyces albireticuli carries:
- a CDS encoding argininosuccinate synthase; translation: MTERVVLAYSGGLDTSVAIGWIAEETGAEVIAVAVDVGQGGEDLDVIRKRALACGAVEAEVADAKDEFAEEYCLPAIKANALYMDRYPLVSALSRPTIVKHLVAAARKHGATTVAHGCTGKGNDQVRFEAGISSLAPELTCIAPVRDYAMTRDKAIAFCEAKSLPIATTKKSPYSIDQNVFGRAVETGFLEDIWNAPIEDVYDYTANPATPREADEVVITFEQGVPVAVDGESVTVLQAIQRLNDRAGAQGVGRLDMVEDRLVGIKSREIYEAPGAIALITAHQELEAVTVERELARYKRQVEQRWTELVYDGLWFSPLKRALDGFIAEANEHVTGDIRMTLHGGRAVVTGRRSEKSLYDFNLATYDTGDTFDQSMSKGFIEIFGLSSKIAAKRDLA